TTGGTCGCGTGGCAAATCATCCCGAACATCGGGATGATGAAGCGCGAAGAAGAACGCGCACGCTCGGGTAACGGTGTTGTTGGCCCGGACGCCGACCCGATGATATCCGAAGAGATGAATCAGTACGAGATGTCAGAGGCTGCCACTCCCGATTGGCGCAACTTCGTGGTCCCAATTGCGACAATGATACTCATCGCCGTCATGGCGATGTTCTGGCGGGCAAATCCGGTCATTCAAGCGCCACAGATGTCTACGCTGTTCTCTGCCGGAGGGTATTCACTGATCCTCCCGTCTGGTGGACAGTGGTCGTTCGATATCGGCGGTGTCCGGCTCGGACTGGCCGCCACTGCGGGATTGGTCGTCGCGTTCGTTCTCTATCGAATCCGTGGGGATATCCCAACGAACACGGACGCGACAGACGCGATCGTCCGTGGTTTCAAAGGAATTCTCCTCGCTGCAGTCATCCTCACTCTTGCAAGCTCCATCCAGAATAGCGTTTCACTGCTCGGGATATCGAAGTTCGTCACCAACTGGTTCCAAGGTGTGCCAGCGTCGATCGTTCCAGTTAGTCTCTTCATTGCAACGAGTTTCATCAGCTTCTCTGACGGGAGTTCGTGGGCAACCTACGGGATCATGTTCCCAATTGCGATTCCGATCGTGTTTGTCACGGGAGCGAATCTCCCGTTGGTTCTCGGAGCCGTTTTCAGTGGTGGTATCTTCGGTGATCACTGCTCACCGATCAGCGATACGACCGTGCTTTCTTCCTCGACGAGCGGAAGCGACCACATGGTTCACGTCCGTACTCAGATCCCGTATGCGCTGATCACCGCGACGATCGCTGCAGTGCTGTTTCTCATCTTCGGCTTTCTGATCCCACAAGGGTTCAACATTATTCCGTACTGATCTCGGCGAGTCAGGATGTTGAACTGGTGTCAGTCGGTATGAATTCTGCGTAGCAGATGACCGCGAGCGTTTTACGCGCCAGTCGGTTATCGCTGGATACGACCATGAGTACGCCTAATCCCGACGTGTATGAACAGGGACGCGGGATGGACGCGCACAATCAAGTGATGCGCGATATTCGTGCGCGCAATCAGCGCACCTACGATCCATCCGAACCGACCCGTGTCTGGCTCGATGAGGACAACACACCCGATGGTGTCTATCAGTCACTCACGATTATCCTCAACACAGGCGGCTGTCGATGGGCTCGTGCCGGAGGCTGTACGATGTGTGGATACGTCGCCGAATCAGTCGAAGGCGGCACCGTCTCTCACGAGCTGCTGATGGAACAGATCGACGCGTGCCTCGAACACGAACGTGAGAACGCAGGAGACGAATCGTCCGATCTCATCAAGATCTATACGTCCGGATCGTTCCTCGACGAGCGCGAAGTCCCCGCGACAACGCGTCAAGCTATCGCATCGACGTTTTCCGATCGAGAGCGCATTGTCGTCGAGAGTCTCCCTGATTTCGTCGAGCGAGAAAAGCTCACAGACTTCACCGAGGTCGGTCTCGACGTGGATGTCGCCGTCGGTCTCGAAACAGCAACCGACCGCGTTCGACACGACTGCGTGAACAAGTATTTCGACTTCGATGACTTCATCAAGGCAAGCGACGCAGCCGACGCGGCGGGAGCGGGCATCAAGGCGTATCTTCTCATGAAGCCTCCCTTCCTCAGCGAGCCAGAAGCCGTCGAAGACATGAAACGTTCCATCAGGCGCTGTGCCGAATACGCCCACACTGTCTCGATGAACCCGACGAACGTCCAACGCTACACGATGGTCGAAGAGCTGTACCACGACGGCGGGTACCGCCCACCGTGGCTCTGGTCAGTCGCAGAAGTGTTGCAGGACACCACGGACGCCGACGCCATCGTTGTCTCTGATCCAGTCGGGCATGGCAGCGACCGCGGATCACACAACTGCGGCGAGTGCGATGATCGTGTACAAACCGCCATCAAAGATTTCAACCTACGCCAAGACCCAACAGTGTTCGATCAAGTATCGTGTGAATGTGAGCTGACGTGGGATGCGATTATGGAGCGAGAAACGAGCTACGGAATGCCATTATCGCGGTGAGTGATCACAATTGTAGAACTATCAGATTTAAGTTTTTCCGATTGAAATTGCTGTTATAGATGGTCACGTCCGGTAGTACTGATGATCTCATCCGCTTACTGGAGCGACGAGTAGAGTTTCTGCGGTGTCTCGAATCGTCACCTCATCAGAAACCGGAGGTCGTCGAGGCGCTCGAGTGGTCGCGTTCGACTGTCGACCGCGCGCTCCGTGAACTCGAGCAGGCAGGCTTTGTCGAGCGGACGGGAGATGGATATGTAACGACGCTGGCCGGTCGACTGGCCACCATCGAGTACGACGAGTTCGTCGATCGGGTCAATAATGTTCTCGTTGCATCACCTCTCGTTGAAACCTTTCCCCGGGATACCCGCATTCCGCTTGAAGTGTTAACAGGCGTCGAGCGTGTTCCGACCGACGCACAGAGTTCGTTCGATATTCCAACGGCGGTTCGGTCTGTGATTGAATCAGCCGACCAGCTCACCGCCTTTCTCCCTGTTCTTGCGGATCCGCTCTTGCTCGGGCTGTGTCAGTCACGTGTGGTAGAGGATACTCTCGATCTCGATCTCGTCGTCGGGCCAGATCTCTATGAAACACTTCACCAGCGCTTTCCGGGAACACTCGGACAGTTAGCCGATCACGGGGGAACGCTCATGCGTGCCGACCGATCACCACCGTGCTCTCTTTTCGTCGTGGAACGGTCGTCGGGTGAAAACGAAGCCATTGCTATCGCATACGACGGCGACACTCGTGCCGGAATATTCCGAAACGACACCGCCATTGCGTTTGCGCAGGCGCAGGAGTACGTAACCTCCGTCATCGAGTCAGCGACGGATGTCACAGAAGAGACAACAACGAATACTTCTGGTTCAGCAGTGCAACAGCGTCTTCCGGTGGCACAAACCACGGTTACCGAACATCACGGGCAGGTCGTCCTCGAACGGGAGGGATTCGTCGAGCTGACAGAGGAGTTTTTTGAGTCACGCGCACCCGGGCCACCGACGACCAGCTGGCGAACCGGTATCGACCTTGCAGAAATCGCGGCGGACCACGCCGTAGAACGGACACGTGAACGAAATGGCGAACGCCAGTCGCTCGTCGGTACAATCCTCAATGGACTCAAAGAAGGCAACGATCACGCACTCATTGGACATCCTGGTTCGGGAAAAAGCACCGTCTGTAAGACGGTCGCCTACCGCTGGTACGAAGCTGGCTACGGAACCACACTGTATCGAAAGGAGGGAATGGGACAGGTGTTCGATAGTGCAACCGCACTCTGCAACCGTTTGCGCGAGTGTGATGGACACACACTCATTGTCATCGAAGATGCGCTCTCAGCAGAAGCGAACGCCATCTTCCGCGTGATCGAAGCGTATCGTGACGATCCGACAGTGACCTTCCTCCTCGAATCGCGTGAACACGAGTGGGACAATCCTTCGGTCCCCGAGCAGGAGACACACATCGATACCAACTGGAAAGAAACGATCGCACGCGTCGAAATGCCTGCTCTTGACGTGACCGAATGTGATCGACTCATCAGCCACTTCGAGACCGTGACCGGACGGCGAATCGATCTCGATGCCTCAGATCTACTCGATGGACACGAGGATGACGACGATCCAGCGGCTCTCCT
The nucleotide sequence above comes from Halocatena marina. Encoded proteins:
- a CDS encoding Na+/H+ antiporter NhaC family protein → MSLETINAGVWALVPAILAIGLAWTTRDALIGLFVGVIGAGIVYGAFSPATVGVPSGLTGSITGTILGGVMGLTVVPTLIATAPLFNDAWYVENVLLAIFMIGGMIGLMIRAGAIQGVLEALAARVDSPADAERASFFAGMIVHIDDYFNCLVVGSMMRPLTDRYNVSRAKLAYYVDSAGSPAARLAFYSTWGVALIGFIGGGLVRAQQNGELPASMSNYVQGSGQQASAVTAEIWPLFFNSLFFGFYSWIALIIAALVAWQIIPNIGMMKREEERARSGNGVVGPDADPMISEEMNQYEMSEAATPDWRNFVVPIATMILIAVMAMFWRANPVIQAPQMSTLFSAGGYSLILPSGGQWSFDIGGVRLGLAATAGLVVAFVLYRIRGDIPTNTDATDAIVRGFKGILLAAVILTLASSIQNSVSLLGISKFVTNWFQGVPASIVPVSLFIATSFISFSDGSSWATYGIMFPIAIPIVFVTGANLPLVLGAVFSGGIFGDHCSPISDTTVLSSSTSGSDHMVHVRTQIPYALITATIAAVLFLIFGFLIPQGFNIIPY
- a CDS encoding archaeosine biosynthesis radical SAM protein RaSEA, producing MSTPNPDVYEQGRGMDAHNQVMRDIRARNQRTYDPSEPTRVWLDEDNTPDGVYQSLTIILNTGGCRWARAGGCTMCGYVAESVEGGTVSHELLMEQIDACLEHERENAGDESSDLIKIYTSGSFLDEREVPATTRQAIASTFSDRERIVVESLPDFVEREKLTDFTEVGLDVDVAVGLETATDRVRHDCVNKYFDFDDFIKASDAADAAGAGIKAYLLMKPPFLSEPEAVEDMKRSIRRCAEYAHTVSMNPTNVQRYTMVEELYHDGGYRPPWLWSVAEVLQDTTDADAIVVSDPVGHGSDRGSHNCGECDDRVQTAIKDFNLRQDPTVFDQVSCECELTWDAIMERETSYGMPLSR